A part of Bacteroidota bacterium genomic DNA contains:
- a CDS encoding VCBS repeat-containing protein, producing MPPFVRALVLSASLVSLGCGASSEAPLFERLDPSATGVTFTNPLAEAASFNIIDYPYYYNGGGVAVGDVDGDERPDLFFTANEQENRLYLNRTQANGPIRFEDVTDQAGVGGLGNWSTGVTMVDVNADGRLDLYVMNVGGYLDRSGRNELFINEGHGDDGVLRFTEQADTYGLDFEGYATHATFFDYDRDGDLDAYLLNHSTHTERTYKRAELVRTRHERAGDRLLRNDATPNGPRFTEVSQEASIRSGAAGYGLSTAVADFNGDGWPDLYIGNDFHENDLLYLNNQDGTFREVIQTAMAHTSTFSMGADAADLDNDGRIDLAVLDMLPDDEAIRKTSDDGDTFTLYELKRSLGYHHQLARNTLQLNRGVATDGVPRFSDIAPLAGTAATDWSWAALFADFDLDGHKDLFITNGIFRRPNDLDYINYVASADAQIALQQGTDESILALLDKMPRVPIPNAAFRNDGLLRFEDVAEKWGLDEAGFSNGAAYADLDSDGDLDLVVNNVNAVASIYENQAAGLPNWQGLTVHALSVALVGPAENPLGVGTNVRVVTAGTKQQVAELMPTRGFQSSVEPLLHFGLGVASTVDTLTVRWPDGRTQSMTDIDADQRLTLRYADATDTAPVPRRSTPLFTVVDDAIPFTHEENDFVDFNREKLMPHKRSTDGPAAAVGDVDGDGLDDLVFGGAKHQAASLLRQQPDGSFLPVDVPAFRADSLAEDVDATLFDADNDGDLDLYVVSGGNEFWGTSDALRDRLYRNDGGTFMRDLEALPAVFANGSVVAPGDYDGDGDLDLFVGSSTTPREYGVIPPSFLLENDGTGRFTDVTPDAAPDLSQAGLLADAVWADFDGDSDLDLAVAGEWMRVRLFFNDGGTLTPQARGATGLWHSLAAADVDADGDLDLIAGNLGFNSMIHAQIGEPARLYVGDLDGDGSTESLLTTVRDGREYPYASLDQLKSQFATLRREYPDFVTYGGREVSELFGPGAMANADVLEADMLGSVWLENDGAGSFTQHTLPRPAQFAPAFSILPGDHNGDGHLDVLLAGNFTGVRPDRGQEAAGFGVLLRGTGRGGPSNFEAVDLAESGVVLPGEVRELSLFTNQRGTMHILAARNNASPLVLRATGRRGAFAAR from the coding sequence ATGCCCCCGTTTGTCCGCGCGCTCGTGCTGAGTGCGTCCCTCGTGTCCCTCGGCTGCGGCGCGTCCAGCGAAGCGCCCCTCTTCGAGCGCCTTGATCCGAGCGCCACCGGCGTGACGTTCACCAACCCCCTCGCCGAGGCTGCGTCGTTCAACATCATCGACTATCCGTACTACTACAACGGCGGCGGCGTGGCCGTTGGCGACGTGGACGGCGACGAGCGCCCCGACCTCTTCTTCACGGCCAACGAGCAGGAGAACCGGCTGTACCTGAACCGTACGCAGGCTAACGGCCCCATCCGCTTTGAGGACGTCACGGACCAGGCAGGCGTTGGCGGGCTCGGCAACTGGTCCACGGGGGTGACGATGGTCGACGTGAACGCCGACGGGCGGCTCGATCTCTACGTGATGAACGTGGGCGGCTACCTAGACCGGTCCGGGCGCAACGAGCTGTTTATCAACGAAGGGCACGGCGACGACGGCGTGCTGCGTTTCACCGAGCAAGCCGACACCTACGGCCTCGATTTCGAAGGCTACGCGACGCACGCCACGTTCTTCGACTACGACCGCGACGGCGACCTCGACGCCTACCTCCTCAACCACTCGACGCACACCGAGCGCACCTATAAGCGCGCCGAACTCGTCCGCACCCGCCACGAACGCGCGGGCGACCGGCTGCTCCGCAACGACGCCACGCCGAACGGCCCGCGCTTCACCGAGGTCAGCCAGGAGGCAAGCATCCGTAGTGGCGCGGCGGGCTATGGCCTCTCCACCGCCGTCGCCGACTTTAACGGCGACGGCTGGCCTGATCTTTACATCGGCAACGACTTCCACGAGAACGACCTCCTCTACCTCAACAACCAGGACGGCACGTTCCGCGAAGTCATCCAGACGGCGATGGCGCACACGAGCACCTTCTCGATGGGCGCCGACGCCGCCGACCTCGATAACGACGGGCGCATTGACCTCGCCGTCCTCGACATGCTGCCCGACGACGAGGCTATCCGCAAGACCTCCGACGACGGCGACACGTTCACGCTCTACGAGCTCAAGCGCAGCCTCGGCTACCATCACCAACTCGCTCGCAACACGCTCCAGCTCAACCGTGGCGTCGCTACGGACGGCGTCCCGCGTTTCTCGGACATCGCGCCGCTCGCAGGCACGGCGGCCACCGACTGGAGTTGGGCCGCCCTCTTCGCCGACTTCGACCTCGACGGGCACAAGGACCTCTTCATCACGAACGGCATCTTCCGCCGCCCCAACGACCTCGACTACATCAACTACGTCGCGAGCGCCGATGCGCAGATCGCGCTCCAGCAGGGTACCGATGAGAGCATCCTCGCGCTACTCGACAAGATGCCGCGGGTGCCGATCCCGAACGCGGCGTTCCGCAACGACGGCCTGCTCCGCTTCGAGGACGTCGCCGAAAAATGGGGGCTCGACGAGGCCGGCTTCTCGAACGGCGCTGCCTACGCCGACCTCGACAGCGACGGCGACCTCGACCTTGTCGTCAACAACGTCAACGCCGTAGCGTCGATCTACGAGAACCAGGCCGCTGGACTACCAAACTGGCAAGGCCTTACCGTCCACGCGCTGTCCGTGGCGCTCGTCGGCCCGGCGGAGAACCCTCTGGGAGTAGGCACGAACGTCCGAGTTGTCACGGCTGGCACCAAGCAGCAAGTCGCAGAGCTGATGCCGACACGCGGCTTCCAGTCTTCTGTGGAGCCACTCCTGCACTTTGGCCTTGGCGTAGCCTCTACGGTCGACACGCTGACCGTCCGCTGGCCCGACGGACGCACGCAGTCAATGACCGACATCGACGCCGACCAGCGGCTCACGCTGCGCTACGCCGACGCCACCGACACGGCTCCTGTGCCTCGGCGGTCGACTCCGCTGTTTACGGTCGTGGACGACGCGATCCCCTTCACTCACGAGGAGAATGACTTCGTCGACTTCAACCGGGAGAAGCTCATGCCACACAAGCGTTCGACGGACGGCCCGGCGGCGGCCGTGGGCGACGTGGACGGCGACGGACTCGACGACCTTGTCTTTGGCGGCGCGAAGCACCAGGCGGCGTCGCTGCTCCGCCAGCAGCCAGACGGCTCGTTCCTCCCTGTAGATGTCCCAGCGTTCCGCGCGGATAGCCTCGCCGAGGACGTGGACGCTACGCTCTTCGACGCCGACAACGATGGCGACCTCGACCTTTACGTCGTCTCGGGTGGCAACGAATTCTGGGGCACGTCCGATGCGCTGCGCGACCGGCTCTACCGCAACGACGGCGGCACGTTCATGCGTGACTTGGAGGCACTACCGGCTGTGTTCGCCAACGGAAGCGTCGTCGCGCCCGGCGACTACGACGGCGACGGCGACCTCGACCTGTTCGTGGGTAGCAGCACGACACCCCGCGAGTATGGCGTCATCCCGCCCAGCTTTCTGTTGGAGAACGACGGTACCGGGCGTTTTACGGATGTGACTCCCGACGCAGCCCCAGACTTGTCGCAGGCGGGCCTCCTCGCCGATGCCGTCTGGGCCGACTTCGACGGCGACAGCGACCTCGACTTAGCTGTGGCTGGCGAGTGGATGCGCGTCAGGCTGTTCTTCAACGACGGCGGTACGCTCACACCACAAGCGCGCGGTGCCACCGGCCTATGGCACAGCCTCGCTGCCGCTGACGTCGACGCGGATGGTGACCTCGATCTCATCGCGGGCAACCTCGGCTTCAACTCGATGATCCACGCCCAGATCGGCGAGCCTGCGCGTCTCTACGTTGGCGACCTTGACGGCGACGGGAGCACCGAGAGCCTGCTGACTACGGTGCGTGATGGGCGCGAGTACCCGTATGCTTCCCTAGACCAGCTCAAGAGCCAGTTTGCCACGCTCCGGCGCGAGTACCCCGACTTCGTCACCTATGGCGGCCGCGAGGTGAGCGAACTGTTCGGTCCCGGTGCCATGGCAAACGCAGACGTGCTCGAAGCCGACATGCTTGGGTCGGTATGGCTGGAGAATGACGGCGCTGGCTCTTTCACACAGCACACGCTGCCGCGGCCCGCCCAGTTTGCCCCAGCGTTCAGCATTCTCCCCGGCGACCACAACGGCGACGGCCACCTCGACGTGCTCCTCGCGGGCAACTTCACCGGCGTCCGCCCTGACCGCGGCCAGGAAGCGGCTGGCTTCGGCGTGCTCCTGCGCGGCACGGGACGCGGCGGTCCGTCCAATTTCGAAGCCGTAGATCTCGCAGAAAGCGGCGTCGTGCTCCCCGGCGAAGTTCGTGAACTCTCATTGTTTACGAACCAACGCGGCACCATGCACATACTCGCCGCCCGCAACAACGCCTCTCCGCTCGTGCTCCGCGCTACTGGCAGGAGGGGTGCCTTTGCGGCTCGATAG